In Elusimicrobiota bacterium, one genomic interval encodes:
- the rlmD gene encoding 23S rRNA (uracil(1939)-C(5))-methyltransferase RlmD — MTDSDLCPHFGVCGGCATQDQAYGDQLAFKEDLVRRVLAPFSPAAFLPILPSPDTVYYRNKMEFAFGGLKDQPPLLGLRQKGKFDRIVDLTECRLQSPEVGPLLAAVRAWAIQEKLPTYHLKSHRGFLRYLVVREGKNTGQRMVCLVTSEGEIPRESFLAALRSSEARVDTVVWSVNAGLSDVAWGEERAVLLGPGFIEDKLGDLTFRISPRTFFQTNTRGAERLYQVIKGGLPTSGGTLFDLYCGSGSIGLYCADRVKHVIGIELNPQAVADARSNAESFGVSQTEFHAMDASTFAQSAEFLERWKSPGARAVLDPPRPGLQPDVRKLLLDHPIEQWIYVSCNPESLAKDLVSLASTYRIDSVQVVDLFPHTPHVETVVFLNKRENLSKR, encoded by the coding sequence TTGACCGATTCGGATCTTTGCCCCCATTTTGGGGTTTGCGGGGGGTGCGCCACACAAGATCAAGCCTACGGGGATCAGTTGGCGTTCAAAGAGGATTTGGTGCGACGTGTGCTCGCTCCCTTTTCTCCCGCGGCTTTCCTCCCAATTCTTCCTTCCCCGGATACCGTTTATTACCGCAATAAAATGGAATTCGCGTTTGGTGGGTTGAAGGATCAACCGCCGCTCTTGGGACTTCGTCAGAAAGGGAAATTCGATCGAATAGTCGATCTGACCGAATGTCGGCTCCAATCCCCGGAGGTGGGGCCCCTTCTTGCGGCGGTACGGGCCTGGGCCATTCAAGAAAAACTTCCCACCTATCATTTAAAATCCCACCGGGGTTTCTTACGTTACCTTGTGGTGCGGGAAGGGAAGAACACGGGGCAACGGATGGTGTGTTTGGTCACCAGCGAGGGGGAAATCCCTCGGGAATCTTTCTTGGCGGCCCTTCGGTCTTCCGAAGCGCGGGTGGACACGGTGGTCTGGAGCGTGAACGCGGGCTTATCGGATGTGGCGTGGGGGGAAGAACGGGCGGTCCTTTTGGGACCCGGTTTTATCGAAGACAAATTGGGGGATCTGACTTTCCGGATATCGCCCCGGACATTTTTTCAAACCAATACCCGGGGGGCGGAACGACTGTATCAGGTGATCAAAGGAGGTCTTCCGACCTCTGGGGGAACACTTTTTGATCTTTATTGTGGTTCTGGATCGATTGGGCTCTATTGTGCGGATCGCGTGAAGCACGTCATCGGGATTGAACTCAATCCCCAAGCCGTGGCGGATGCCCGATCCAACGCCGAATCTTTCGGGGTTTCCCAAACGGAATTTCACGCCATGGATGCCTCCACGTTTGCTCAATCAGCGGAATTCCTGGAAAGGTGGAAATCCCCCGGCGCCCGGGCGGTCTTGGATCCGCCCCGGCCGGGACTTCAACCCGATGTGAGAAAACTTTTGCTGGACCACCCCATTGAACAATGGATTTACGTGTCGTGCAATCCGGAATCACTCGCGAAGGATCTGGTTTCTCTCGCGTCGACCTACCGCATCGATAGTGTTCAGGTGGTGGACCTTTTTCCGCACACGCCCCATGTGGAAACCGTTGTGTTTTTGAATAAAAGGGAAAACCTTTCAAAAAGGTAA
- a CDS encoding ATP-binding protein — MLNRLLSPPRASAFLFGPRGTGKSTWLKAQGPKGISYDLLDAQKSLRLGKEPGLLYRELVGKKPGSWIILDEIQKVPSLLDDVHRLMEEKHFRFLMSGSSARKLRRGAANLLGGRAIPLSLFPLVSRELGHRFDVERALRFGTLPLSWHSEDPATFLRGYTQTYLQEEVKSEALTRNLGGFARFLEVAARQNGQVTNVSNISRDALVARQTVQGFFEVLIDTLMGFWLPAWKLKRATKQATHPKFYFFDPGVARALSERAAYPVQPEEKGFLVETLLLSELRAYLSYHRLHYPLSFWRSHDGVEVDVLFETQRGYLALEIKSASRWEDRYGQGLRRIREELGSRVKCLGVFLGDRDRVSSHGDVWTVPHFLTRLWDGEIFE; from the coding sequence ATGCTTAACAGATTATTATCTCCTCCTCGAGCGTCGGCTTTCCTTTTCGGTCCGCGGGGAACCGGGAAGTCGACGTGGTTGAAAGCCCAAGGCCCGAAAGGGATCTCCTACGACCTGTTGGATGCCCAGAAATCCCTCCGTTTGGGGAAGGAACCGGGACTCCTGTACCGGGAACTGGTTGGGAAAAAACCAGGATCCTGGATTATCCTCGATGAAATTCAGAAAGTCCCATCCCTTTTAGATGATGTTCACCGCCTCATGGAGGAAAAACATTTTCGGTTTTTAATGTCGGGGTCCAGCGCACGAAAGCTCCGACGGGGAGCAGCCAATTTGCTTGGGGGGCGGGCGATTCCGCTCAGCCTGTTCCCCTTGGTTTCCCGTGAATTGGGCCATCGGTTTGATGTCGAGCGGGCTCTCCGGTTTGGAACTCTCCCCCTGTCTTGGCACAGTGAAGATCCAGCCACCTTTTTGAGGGGATACACCCAAACCTACCTGCAGGAAGAAGTCAAAAGCGAGGCTCTGACTCGAAACTTGGGTGGTTTTGCTCGTTTTTTAGAAGTGGCGGCTCGCCAAAACGGGCAGGTCACCAATGTTTCAAATATTTCACGAGACGCGCTTGTGGCTCGACAAACCGTACAGGGTTTTTTTGAGGTGTTGATCGATACCTTGATGGGGTTTTGGTTGCCGGCCTGGAAATTAAAACGGGCCACCAAACAAGCGACACATCCTAAGTTTTATTTTTTTGATCCCGGGGTGGCCCGTGCTTTATCGGAGCGGGCCGCCTATCCGGTTCAGCCGGAGGAAAAAGGATTTCTGGTTGAAACGCTTCTCCTGAGTGAACTGCGCGCCTATCTTTCCTATCACCGCCTCCATTATCCCCTGTCGTTCTGGAGAAGTCACGATGGGGTGGAAGTGGATGTTCTCTTCGAAACCCAACGTGGATATTTGGCCCTGGAAATAAAAAGTGCTTCAAGGTGGGAAGACCGCTATGGACAGGGTCTGCGTCGAATCCGGGAGGAACTGGGGTCGCGGGTAAAATGCTTAGGTGTCTTTTTAGGAGATCGAGATCGCGTGTCTTCCCACGGGGATGTTTGGACGGTGCCCCATTTTTTAACCCGGCTCTGGGATGGGGAAATTTTTGAATAG
- a CDS encoding VanZ family protein — MKFFRWLSLWGPVILWAGVIFFISALPDQRTVGSELPELMIRKFAHLFEYGLLAYLLARALAGTGWPVQRVLWVGLLLCVLYAASDEWHQTFVPGRYGKVRDVALDSLGAALVLSVFVRFRMSRTSEGTKTGQ, encoded by the coding sequence GTGAAATTTTTCCGTTGGTTATCGTTGTGGGGGCCCGTGATTCTTTGGGCGGGTGTCATATTTTTTATTTCCGCTCTGCCGGATCAGCGGACCGTGGGATCGGAACTCCCCGAACTCATGATTCGAAAGTTTGCGCATCTTTTTGAATACGGTCTCTTGGCCTATTTGTTGGCGCGGGCTCTGGCCGGGACCGGGTGGCCTGTTCAGCGGGTGTTATGGGTGGGGTTGTTGCTCTGCGTCCTCTATGCCGCTTCCGATGAATGGCACCAAACCTTTGTTCCGGGACGGTACGGTAAAGTCCGGGATGTGGCGTTGGATTCTTTGGGCGCGGCACTGGTGCTTTCCGTTTTCGTGCGCTTTCGGATGTCCCGTACGTCGGAAGGAACGAAAACGGGACAATAA
- the radC gene encoding DNA repair protein RadC, with protein sequence MVKARESGVLSLSGSVVPKSTETVLDGEPDHLGHRKRLRLRWETSGGKGFADYEILELLLTYVFSRCDTKPLAKRLMEKFGSLKGVLDATPDQLAQVDGAGGGTGSFVSLIRGVMERYFETEARQSDLLNSPEAVLAYCRASLEGLKNEVFEVIYLSTKNRVLRKERLAEGTIDQAAVYPRRVVAGALAANAAGLIFVHNHPSGDPTPSPEDKRLTTLLAQAAKTVGITVLDHIIVGNGRSFSFRNVGLL encoded by the coding sequence ATGGTGAAAGCACGGGAATCGGGGGTGTTGTCCTTGAGCGGCTCGGTTGTCCCGAAATCAACGGAGACTGTTTTGGATGGGGAACCCGATCATTTGGGGCACCGCAAGCGCCTTCGGTTGCGGTGGGAAACCTCCGGTGGGAAAGGGTTTGCCGATTATGAAATACTGGAACTCCTCCTTACGTATGTATTTTCCCGTTGTGACACCAAACCCTTGGCCAAAAGATTAATGGAAAAGTTTGGATCTCTGAAAGGTGTGTTGGACGCCACGCCGGACCAATTGGCCCAGGTCGACGGTGCGGGGGGTGGAACAGGATCCTTCGTGTCCTTGATTCGAGGCGTGATGGAGCGTTATTTTGAAACGGAAGCCCGTCAGTCGGATTTGCTGAATTCACCCGAGGCCGTTTTGGCCTATTGTCGGGCGTCCCTGGAGGGATTAAAAAACGAAGTTTTTGAAGTGATTTATCTTTCCACTAAAAACCGAGTCCTTCGAAAGGAGCGTCTTGCGGAAGGGACCATTGATCAAGCGGCTGTGTATCCGCGCCGTGTGGTGGCGGGCGCCCTGGCGGCCAACGCGGCGGGTTTAATTTTCGTTCACAATCATCCGTCCGGTGACCCCACCCCGTCGCCGGAAGACAAGCGTTTGACCACCCTGTTGGCCCAAGCGGCCAAAACGGTGGGGATCACGGTCTTGGATCACATTATTGTGGGAAATGGACGATCGTTCAGTTTTCGGAATGTGGGGCTCTTGTGA
- a CDS encoding acyl-CoA thioesterase: MIHEMDFRVSYADTDRMGVVYYANYLVLFERGRTEFMRELGIRYRDLEEKEIYLPVMETKVNYLAPAHYDDLIKIRSRITELGRASLTFSYELVNVDSGKPMAMGYTKHPFVNKSWKPVRVPPSVKEILLKAMDPTPVNGI; this comes from the coding sequence ATGATCCATGAGATGGATTTTCGGGTTTCTTACGCGGACACGGATCGGATGGGCGTTGTTTATTACGCCAATTACCTGGTTCTCTTTGAGCGGGGTCGGACAGAGTTTATGCGTGAACTGGGGATTCGGTATCGTGATCTGGAAGAGAAAGAGATTTATCTTCCGGTCATGGAGACGAAGGTGAACTATTTGGCTCCGGCCCATTACGACGACCTGATTAAAATTCGTTCCCGCATCACGGAGCTGGGCCGTGCCTCCCTGACGTTTTCCTATGAGCTGGTCAACGTCGATTCCGGGAAACCCATGGCCATGGGGTATACGAAACATCCCTTCGTGAACAAATCCTGGAAACCGGTCCGGGTGCCCCCATCGGTTAAAGAAATTCTTCTGAAGGCCATGGACCCCACTCCGGTGAACGGAATCTGA
- a CDS encoding endonuclease domain-containing protein, whose protein sequence is MGRASPDRPWLRIQARRLRREQTDAEKRLWSLLRSRRLSGYKFRRQLILGPFIADFCCVEKRLIVELDGGQHAERTESDSQRTSDLEARGFRVLRFWNMDVYDHAEIILNKVEEALSPPHRHFVPPLPPASRGERD, encoded by the coding sequence ATGGGCCGTGCTTCACCCGATCGTCCATGGCTAAGAATTCAGGCGCGTCGTTTACGGCGCGAACAAACCGACGCAGAAAAACGCCTTTGGTCCCTTCTCCGATCTCGGCGACTGAGCGGCTATAAATTTCGTCGTCAGCTGATTCTTGGGCCGTTTATAGCAGATTTTTGTTGTGTGGAGAAAAGGCTGATTGTTGAACTCGATGGTGGGCAACACGCTGAGCGAACAGAGTCGGACAGTCAAAGAACATCCGATCTCGAAGCTCGCGGGTTTCGGGTTCTTCGGTTTTGGAATATGGATGTTTATGATCACGCGGAGATTATTTTAAATAAAGTGGAGGAGGCATTAAGCCCCCCTCACCGGCACTTTGTGCCACCTCTCCCACCCGCTTCGCGGGGGGAGAGGGATTAA
- a CDS encoding diphosphate--fructose-6-phosphate 1-phosphotransferase, whose protein sequence is MPTLKSELQIERSKFKPTLPMVLRSGPTGVVPRLGRPTQSLSDQAALKAIFPQTYGLPLAKLTKGRNASIGKKALRLGVVLSGGQAPGGHNVLAGLFDGLKRANPKNKLIGFQGGPSGILENKWIEITAGIVDQYRNTGGFDMIQSGRTKIESPEQFTAAKKTLETNRLDALVVVGGDDSNTNAALLAEYFKAEGLSLSVVGVPKTIDGDLKNDDIEASFGFDTATKIYAEVVGNISRDVLSAQKYWHFIRLMGRSASHITLEVALKTRPNVALIGEEVLAKKMTLAQVVDTVVQAVTLRAKAKKNYGVLLIPEGLIEFIPEMKELISSLNDVLAANESRLSSVANFDEKRAIVAAALPAPLADLLNSLPAGIQAQLMLDRDPHGNVQVSQIETEKLLVEMVKKRLSLLKKEGSFVGKFSAITHFFGYEGRCGAPSNFDATYCYALGYNAAVLALNGLTGYVSSIKNLTKPSAQWAPGGVPLTMMMNVERRKGKEKPVIQKALVKLDGAPFRAHAKLRDSLVAEDGYVYPGPIQYFGPASVTDLTTKTLQLES, encoded by the coding sequence ATGCCAACCCTAAAATCCGAACTTCAAATTGAACGATCCAAATTTAAACCCACCCTCCCGATGGTGTTGCGATCTGGACCCACCGGTGTTGTTCCGCGGTTGGGGCGTCCGACACAAAGTCTGTCGGATCAGGCCGCGTTGAAAGCTATTTTTCCCCAGACCTACGGGCTCCCTTTGGCGAAGTTGACGAAGGGACGCAACGCTTCAATTGGTAAAAAAGCACTTCGGTTGGGAGTGGTTCTTTCCGGAGGGCAAGCGCCGGGGGGGCACAATGTCTTGGCGGGCCTTTTTGACGGATTAAAGCGGGCGAACCCGAAAAACAAATTGATCGGTTTCCAGGGAGGCCCTTCAGGAATTCTGGAGAATAAATGGATCGAAATCACCGCGGGCATTGTGGACCAGTACCGGAACACCGGCGGGTTCGATATGATTCAATCCGGGCGAACGAAAATTGAATCCCCGGAACAATTTACCGCCGCAAAGAAAACGCTGGAGACCAACCGATTGGATGCCTTGGTGGTGGTGGGGGGAGACGATTCCAACACCAACGCCGCTCTCTTAGCGGAATATTTCAAAGCGGAGGGGCTTTCCCTGAGCGTGGTGGGGGTTCCGAAAACCATTGACGGGGACTTGAAGAACGATGACATCGAAGCGTCTTTCGGGTTCGACACCGCCACTAAAATCTACGCGGAAGTGGTGGGGAATATTTCACGGGACGTGCTCTCGGCCCAAAAATATTGGCATTTCATTCGTCTGATGGGGCGGAGCGCGTCCCATATCACTCTTGAGGTCGCTTTGAAAACGCGGCCCAACGTGGCCTTGATTGGCGAAGAGGTATTGGCCAAGAAAATGACGTTGGCTCAAGTGGTGGACACCGTGGTTCAGGCTGTGACTCTTCGTGCCAAGGCGAAAAAGAACTATGGGGTTCTTTTGATTCCCGAGGGGCTCATCGAATTTATTCCGGAAATGAAAGAACTCATTTCCTCCTTGAATGACGTCCTCGCCGCAAACGAGTCCCGCTTGTCCTCGGTTGCGAATTTTGACGAAAAGCGGGCGATCGTGGCGGCCGCCTTGCCGGCGCCCTTGGCGGACCTTCTGAATTCGCTTCCCGCGGGGATTCAAGCCCAACTGATGTTGGATCGGGATCCTCACGGGAACGTTCAGGTGTCCCAAATTGAAACCGAGAAATTGTTGGTGGAGATGGTGAAGAAACGTTTGTCCCTGTTAAAAAAAGAGGGATCGTTCGTGGGGAAATTCTCCGCCATCACGCATTTCTTTGGCTACGAGGGGCGCTGTGGGGCCCCGTCGAACTTTGACGCCACCTATTGTTACGCGCTCGGGTATAACGCCGCGGTGTTGGCCTTAAACGGTTTGACGGGTTACGTGTCGTCCATTAAAAATCTCACCAAACCTTCCGCCCAATGGGCTCCGGGCGGGGTTCCGCTCACGATGATGATGAACGTGGAACGCCGAAAGGGAAAAGAGAAGCCTGTGATCCAGAAGGCGTTGGTGAAACTTGACGGTGCGCCGTTCCGCGCCCACGCCAAACTTCGGGATTCCCTGGTGGCGGAAGACGGTTACGTTTACCCGGGACCCATTCAATATTTTGGTCCAGCGTCGGTCACGGACCTCACGACCAAGACTCTTCAGCTGGAATCTTAG
- a CDS encoding class I fructose-bisphosphate aldolase, whose product MSTVPESTAKKVSVAELLGKDAENLLTYKAKVPASRLHLPGADHVDRVWAYSDRKVPVLRNLQNLIDSGRMKGTGYVSILPVDQGIEHSGGASFAPNPDYFDPENIVKLAMEGGCNAVASTYGVLGSVARKFAHKIPFMLKINHNELMSLPQVPDQTMFTKVKQAFDMGCTSIGATIYWGSVESRRQLQEVSEAFAQAHELGMFTVLWCYARNNAFKTAEKDYHVSADITGQANHLGVTIEADIIKQKLPENNGGYNAVKFGKTSPKVYSDLTTDHPIDLCRYQVMNCYMGRAGLINSGGESKGASDLADAVRTAVINKRAGGMGLISGRKAFQRPMKEGVGLLNAIQDVYLDKTVTIA is encoded by the coding sequence ATGAGCACCGTTCCTGAATCCACAGCAAAAAAAGTCTCTGTTGCCGAGTTGTTGGGCAAAGACGCTGAAAATCTTCTCACCTATAAAGCGAAAGTTCCCGCTTCCCGATTGCATTTGCCGGGGGCGGACCATGTGGATCGCGTGTGGGCCTACTCCGATCGCAAAGTCCCGGTTCTTCGCAACTTACAGAATTTGATTGATAGCGGTCGCATGAAAGGCACGGGCTATGTGTCCATTCTTCCCGTGGACCAGGGGATTGAACATTCTGGCGGGGCGTCCTTTGCGCCGAACCCGGACTATTTCGATCCGGAAAACATTGTGAAATTGGCCATGGAGGGGGGGTGCAACGCGGTCGCTTCCACTTACGGCGTTTTGGGTTCGGTGGCTCGGAAGTTTGCCCACAAAATTCCCTTCATGTTGAAAATCAACCACAACGAACTCATGTCCCTCCCGCAGGTCCCGGACCAAACCATGTTCACGAAAGTGAAGCAGGCCTTCGACATGGGATGCACGTCCATTGGGGCGACCATTTACTGGGGTTCCGTGGAGAGCCGTCGTCAATTGCAGGAAGTTTCCGAAGCTTTCGCCCAGGCCCATGAACTGGGAATGTTCACTGTCCTTTGGTGCTACGCCCGGAACAATGCCTTCAAGACCGCGGAGAAAGATTACCATGTGTCTGCGGATATCACGGGTCAGGCCAATCATCTGGGCGTGACGATCGAAGCCGACATCATCAAGCAAAAGCTTCCGGAAAATAACGGGGGATACAACGCTGTGAAATTCGGGAAAACCAGTCCCAAGGTTTACTCGGATTTGACCACCGATCATCCCATCGACCTTTGCCGTTACCAGGTTATGAATTGCTACATGGGACGCGCCGGACTGATCAACTCGGGGGGGGAATCCAAGGGAGCCTCCGATTTGGCCGACGCCGTTCGCACGGCGGTCATCAACAAGCGCGCCGGGGGCATGGGCCTCATTTCTGGTCGGAAAGCCTTCCAGCGCCCCATGAAAGAAGGGGTGGGCCTGTTGAACGCGATCCAGGATGTGTATCTGGACAAAACGGTTACCATTGCTTAA
- a CDS encoding acetyl-CoA carboxylase carboxyltransferase subunit alpha, with protein sequence MTTALAEHTTTFKGFDFEKPVLDLEEELRELERAGSEDPSLDSTAQKDRLLKRLDEVRREVYGTLLPWQRVQMARHPRRPYTLDYIEHLFTGFIELHGDRHYSDDKAIVGGLAYLEGRPVVVMGHQKGRTLQDSMARNFGMPHPEGYRKALRLMKLADKFRVPIVTFIDTAGAYPGIGAEERGQATAIAENLREMSQFNVPILTCVIGEGGSGGALALGVADRILMLENAYYSVISPEGCASILYHDASKAQEAARALKITAVDLKELGVIDEMIPEPLGGAHRDVDVVMATVKGTLLRHLAEVRAIPSKDLLNKRYEKFRVIGQFSTTDKARVAPVRTKKSPSPKKRSKT encoded by the coding sequence ATGACAACAGCCTTGGCCGAACACACAACAACTTTTAAAGGGTTTGATTTCGAAAAACCCGTTTTGGATCTGGAAGAAGAGCTTCGGGAATTAGAGAGGGCGGGTTCTGAAGATCCCTCCCTTGACTCAACGGCCCAGAAGGACCGCCTTCTTAAGCGTTTGGACGAGGTCCGTCGTGAGGTTTATGGGACCCTTCTTCCTTGGCAACGGGTGCAGATGGCCCGCCATCCGCGCCGCCCCTACACTCTGGATTATATTGAACACCTTTTTACAGGGTTTATCGAGTTGCACGGCGACCGTCATTATTCTGACGATAAAGCGATTGTCGGTGGGTTGGCTTATTTGGAAGGGCGGCCTGTTGTTGTCATGGGCCACCAAAAAGGGCGAACGCTTCAGGACTCCATGGCGCGAAACTTTGGGATGCCCCATCCGGAAGGATATCGGAAAGCGCTCCGTTTGATGAAACTGGCCGATAAGTTCAGGGTTCCTATTGTGACCTTTATCGACACCGCGGGGGCCTACCCTGGAATTGGAGCTGAAGAACGGGGGCAAGCCACCGCTATTGCGGAAAACTTACGTGAAATGTCCCAATTTAATGTCCCGATCCTCACCTGTGTGATTGGCGAAGGGGGATCCGGCGGCGCTTTGGCGCTGGGAGTCGCGGACCGAATTTTAATGTTGGAGAACGCTTACTATTCCGTGATCTCTCCGGAAGGGTGCGCTTCAATCCTTTACCATGACGCGTCAAAAGCTCAAGAAGCCGCTCGGGCCCTTAAAATTACGGCTGTTGATTTGAAAGAGTTGGGGGTGATTGATGAAATGATTCCCGAACCTCTGGGGGGGGCCCATCGCGATGTGGACGTCGTGATGGCCACGGTGAAGGGAACTCTCCTACGCCACCTGGCTGAAGTTCGCGCCATCCCTTCGAAGGATCTGTTGAACAAACGTTACGAGAAATTTCGTGTCATTGGCCAATTTTCAACGACCGATAAGGCACGAGTGGCACCTGTTCGCACCAAAAAATCCCCATCCCCAAAAAAACGTTCTAAAACTTGA
- a CDS encoding ABC-F family ATP-binding cassette domain-containing protein, translating to MLTVQNLHKAFGQQVIFEGVSLQLNAGDRFALMGPNGAGKSTLFKILRGLDLPDEGTITFPRGVRIGYLPQETADLGEGSVLEETLTGDHSAEVTPERRTAEAKKILMGLGFRVTDFDRLASTMSGGWRMRVAIARLLLQEPDLLLLDEPTNHLDLESLFWFQDYLQRSKSSILLISHDRSFVNAVAQGILDLRDQKIFRYVGDFEKFLSLRQMEQDQLVAAYKKQQKDIEDAQEFINRFRAQASKAPQVQSRIKMLDKMERIKIPPEIKKIKIHFPQPSKTGVKMMSLKGVAKSYGDVKVYENVDFELERGQKVAFVGPNGAGKSTLLKMLAGVLPFDRGERTLGLNVESGYFSQHRWETLTSGRTVLQEAMATKRMNPDLLVRTVLGTFLFRDNAVFKTVDVLSGGEKSRLALARLLLDPPNLLLLDEPTTHLDMASVDALVDALHNFEGSICFISHDLYFVNALANHVAHVDQGRVKLYTGNHDDFLRLSARLSAGDDGVKKAVVSGKTLGTPTWVKSSSDDLKNIREAEKARSKRRKKRNARLREVEEEIEDLNHQMSSVFIQSDYQKLTELDLALKKCQTELAEIQTALSQDQ from the coding sequence TTGCTTACCGTACAGAACTTACACAAGGCATTTGGCCAACAGGTTATTTTTGAAGGGGTGTCTCTTCAGCTGAATGCCGGGGATCGTTTTGCTCTGATGGGGCCCAATGGCGCTGGGAAATCCACACTATTTAAAATTCTTCGTGGGCTCGACCTTCCGGACGAAGGGACCATCACTTTCCCCCGTGGGGTGCGGATCGGGTATTTACCCCAGGAAACCGCGGATTTAGGGGAGGGATCCGTTTTAGAAGAGACGCTCACGGGGGATCATTCCGCGGAGGTGACACCGGAACGGCGAACCGCCGAAGCCAAGAAAATTTTGATGGGACTGGGGTTCCGTGTGACGGATTTTGATCGGCTGGCTTCGACCATGTCGGGGGGGTGGCGCATGCGGGTCGCCATCGCGCGACTTCTCTTGCAAGAGCCGGATCTCCTGCTTTTGGACGAACCCACGAACCATTTGGATTTGGAGTCCCTCTTTTGGTTTCAGGATTACCTCCAACGCTCCAAAAGCTCTATCCTTTTGATTTCCCACGATCGTTCTTTTGTGAACGCGGTCGCTCAGGGCATCTTGGACCTGCGGGATCAAAAGATTTTCCGCTATGTGGGGGACTTTGAGAAATTCCTTTCCCTGCGACAAATGGAGCAAGATCAGTTGGTGGCGGCCTACAAAAAACAACAAAAAGATATCGAGGACGCCCAGGAATTCATTAACCGGTTTCGGGCCCAGGCGTCCAAGGCTCCCCAGGTTCAAAGTCGGATCAAGATGCTTGATAAAATGGAACGGATCAAAATCCCCCCCGAAATTAAAAAGATTAAAATTCATTTCCCGCAACCAAGTAAAACCGGGGTCAAAATGATGTCATTGAAAGGGGTGGCCAAATCCTACGGGGATGTGAAAGTTTACGAGAACGTGGATTTCGAACTGGAACGAGGCCAGAAAGTGGCGTTTGTGGGGCCGAACGGTGCGGGAAAGTCGACCCTGCTTAAAATGTTGGCGGGGGTACTTCCTTTCGATCGGGGAGAGCGAACGCTTGGGTTAAACGTGGAGTCGGGCTACTTTTCTCAACATCGGTGGGAAACCCTCACTTCGGGGAGGACGGTCCTTCAGGAAGCCATGGCAACGAAACGGATGAACCCGGACCTCCTGGTTCGAACGGTGTTAGGGACTTTTCTCTTTCGAGACAACGCGGTGTTTAAAACGGTGGACGTTTTGAGCGGAGGAGAAAAAAGTCGTCTGGCCCTCGCCCGACTTCTTTTGGATCCGCCCAATCTTCTCCTCCTGGATGAACCCACCACCCACCTGGACATGGCGAGCGTGGACGCGCTGGTGGACGCCCTTCACAATTTCGAGGGCTCGATTTGTTTTATCAGTCACGATCTCTATTTCGTGAACGCCTTGGCCAACCATGTGGCCCATGTGGATCAGGGCCGGGTCAAACTGTATACGGGGAACCATGACGATTTCCTCCGGTTGTCGGCCCGACTCTCGGCGGGGGATGATGGGGTAAAAAAAGCCGTGGTGTCCGGTAAGACCTTGGGCACACCGACCTGGGTGAAGTCGTCTTCCGACGATTTGAAAAATATTCGGGAAGCCGAAAAGGCTCGTTCCAAACGGCGAAAGAAACGGAACGCCCGTCTCCGAGAGGTTGAAGAAGAAATAGAGGACCTCAACCACCAAATGAGTTCCGTCTTCATTCAAAGCGACTACCAAAAGCTGACGGAGTTGGATTTGGCTTTAAAGAAGTGTCAAACGGAATTGGCAGAGATTCAGACCGCGCTCAGCCAAGACCAATAG
- a CDS encoding hemerythrin domain-containing protein, which translates to MSIIERFLEDHRFFRQHMEEARKTAERLPAGAPPPILSDVDREFTQRLRRHARMEAELLFPCLQRASPEDVRHETVKKYLDHGTDEHASVAKRHATLTETVNPSSHLREEWRSALHHFAEGLERHMEMEEREIFPDAARLLTPEILAELNKKADLIP; encoded by the coding sequence ATGTCGATTATCGAACGGTTTTTGGAAGACCACCGATTTTTTCGTCAACACATGGAAGAGGCCCGAAAAACAGCTGAAAGGCTTCCCGCGGGCGCGCCTCCTCCCATCCTTTCCGATGTCGATCGGGAGTTCACCCAACGACTTCGACGCCACGCCCGGATGGAGGCAGAATTACTCTTTCCTTGCCTTCAGCGAGCCTCCCCGGAAGACGTCCGGCACGAAACGGTCAAAAAATATCTTGACCATGGAACAGACGAACACGCCTCCGTCGCCAAACGCCACGCCACGCTCACCGAGACAGTTAATCCGTCGTCTCACCTACGAGAGGAATGGCGATCCGCCCTGCACCATTTCGCGGAGGGATTGGAACGTCACATGGAAATGGAAGAACGGGAAATCTTTCCAGACGCCGCAAGACTGTTGACTCCCGAAATCCTTGCCGAACTCAATAAAAAAGCCGATCTCATTCCTTAA